The window GATGTTTCTACCACCAGAATACTCCATTGAACATTTGTACATGGagtaagacagggtctcattcagtcacccaggctggagtgcaatggtgcagctcactgcagcctgtacctcctgagctcaggcggtcttcccacatcagcctgctaagtagctggtactataggcaggGACCAAGACCCTTTGGTCATTTctcatggtttatttatttatttatttatttatttatttagaaacagcgtctcattctttcacccaggctggagtgcagcggcttcagcttactgaaacctctgctccCCTGGTtgcagtgattctcatgcctcagcctcccaagtagctgagaccacagtcttgtgccaccatgcctggcttaatctgtatttttagtggagactaaTAATGCCCAACCCGTTTAAAGCCATTTAGGTTGTACCTTTTTCCTCTAATTCATCTTTTCATACAATGCAGCCTCAGACAAACCTCTTCTTTCAGAATAGTTGTTCCACCAGAATTTccgtagaattggtattatttcttcaatgaatatttggtagaattaacCAGTAAAGCCATGTCTGTGGCAGCGTTCTCTTTTGGAAGATTACATAATACTATATTACTTCATATATAGTGTAAGGACTACAAGGATAGGCTTTCAGTTCCTCTCTCCTTGCGGCTTTGGTtgttatagattttatttttcctatgttCTAAAACCCACTATATATTACTTACTGTATTTGCTTTAGACAATTATCTTACATACTAATGTTGGGAGGATTGAATGCATGAAGATGTGAAAAGTACTGAAAACAATGCTTAGCACAGGGCAGTGTCCAAGAGATGTCAGCTATTGTTAGCTGATATATGTTTCTGATCTATTTTCATCAACTAATTTAcctattcttttgccaataccataCCATTTTGATAGCTGGAAAAGGCTCAAATcactattcttttttatggcttttatTCCCCTAAAAATTAATtctccatataaaatttaaaacatttaaaccactttcaagaaagaaaaaaaaaagcagctttcaTTTTAACAAATGATGTCGAAACAAATTGGATACccataactaaaaatataaatgtcaacCTTTACTTCACAatctacacaaaaattaacaaaaatgattTGTTAACCTATAGGTAAAAGCAAaagctataaaacttctagaagaaaatattgcaaaattcTTCATGACTTTGGAGTAGGCAAAGATTCCTTAGATGAGACACAAAAAACATGAATTGTACAATAAAGCATTGATGCATTTTACGCAATGGGCACTGTGATTTGCCACCAGACCcttcttcagaaataaaagatTTGTGATCTCTAGCTGTGAGAATTGCCACCACTAGACAGTCCTCAGATCTTGCAGATGGTTGCTAAGAGACTGTCTTGGCTGAAGACACTACCCGTCCTTACCCACAGGCACACCCATTCACCAGCAAGCTTGCATCCAATGATGTTCATTGGGGACATTAAAGCCTGGCCCTGTTGCCACAACTCAGAACAGTTCTAGTAGGTCACTTTACCGTCAGAACATCCCATGGGGTCCGGGGAGGCACAGTATTGAGAATGTGTGGTACTGTTTCTTTCCCTCCCACATCCCTAAAAGGCACACCTCATACTCTAATTTCCATCGCAGTGTTGGTTTCCTGGGAATTTCAGCTTGAGACACTgggcttattaaaattaaaatctgttctttgaagaaaatgaaaaggcaagccataAACAGGTAAAATACATTCACAATACATATATTAATCAAAGAGCTGTATCTATAATgcacaaagaactcttacaagTCAATAATCGAAAGTCAACCCAAtaagggccagacacagtggctcacgtctataatctcagcattttgggaggccaaggtgggcagatcgcctgaggtcaggagtttgagacgagcctgaccaacatggcaaaatcctgtctctagtaaaaatataaaagttagccaggcatggtggtgggctcctgtagtctcggctactcaggaggctgaggcaggagaattgtttgaacccaggaggcagaggttgcagtgagccaagattgcaccattgcagtgacctgagatagtgctattgaactccagcctgggtgacaagaccaaAACTTtgactcaaataaaaaaaaaaaaaaaaggtgaactcaataaaaaaagtaaaagtttagaACAGAAACTTCATAAAAGTATCTATGGGTGTGGTCAGTGGGCACATGAAACTCCAATAAGGATGACAATATGCAAATAAACATGGAGCATCCTGTGGTGCCAAGGAGCAAGGAGCAGCCCGAAATGAAACCAAACCAAAAGCCACAGTGATGGGGGGTGACAAAAGGACACAGAGGTCAACTAAAggagctcccaatggccaaagctggaaactttgagtaacaaaataattaactaaatatttaagtaaaatatttgacaaaataattagttaaattattaaataattcatcCCCTGAAGTATTGGATTATAAACCAAAGTATACAATAGATGTCCATAAGTCCatgctgatataaataaatgattaaataaataaacacatgggGAAGATTAGGAAAATCCTCCACATGGGAGAACTCCAAATAATTTAGGTAGCTATTCCCCTGCAACGAGATAAAGCATAACTTccctttttaaaagtatagacTATTGGTAGTACTTCCAAAAAGTACAGTAGAGAaggaggtgggaaaatcactttaCGGTGGAGAAAACTAATCAACACTACCCCAACCAGGTGACAGGGACTAATACCAGCAGTGATAAGCCATGTTGATGGTGTGTGTTCCAGACAGGATGGGATGGGAACGGCACTTTCCCTCTGCAATCTTCCTTACAAAAATGTAGAATTCCAGTAAGATCATAAGGAATACATCAGACAAATTCCAGGAGAGGACATCCTACAATATATCTGACCAGTATTCAAAGTGTCAAGGCCATCAAAAACAAGGCAAGTGTGAGAAACTGTTGCAGCCAAGAGGAGCCATCACTAATTGTAAATTGGTACCCTGGATGGGGTCGTGGGACAGAACAGGTATGTTAAGTCACACTCAAGGAAATCAGGACCAAATATAGACTTTAGTCCCTAATGATGTATTATATTGATTAATGTATCAGCAATTACTATTACCATAATAATTATGACAGATGTACCACACCGTAAGATTCTAGGAACAGGGTAAATTTAGGGCAGATGAGGACTTTCTATGTTTTCTCCAACTTTTCTGTGagtctgaaactattctaaaaaaaacaaaaacagtttaaaaaatctattaagcACATCATTACTCATCAAGGAAAGGCAAGTTAGAACCTCAATGAAACACCACTCCATAGACCCTAGAGTGGCTTAGAGAAAGACAatcagaaagatttttcttttttctctttttttttttttttttttttttttttggtagagatggggtcttgttatgtagCCAgcgctggtctcatactcctgtgCTGAAGTGATCGTCTCaccttcatctcccaaagttctgggattacagacatgagtcaccatgcctggccagaattttttAAACAGCACTATggcagcagggtgtggtggcttatgcctgtaatcccagggatttgggaggccgaggcgggaggatttcttgaagccaggagtttgagattagctcgagcaacatagtaaaacctaaactctacaaaaaataaaaacaaaaattattataattagccgggcatggtggcttatgcctgtggtcccagctacttgtgaggttgagcgggaaggatcgcttgagctcaggataaGCCTGGCACATACCTAAacctaatctctacaaaaaatacagaaattatcctggtgtggtggcgcgcatctgtagtccagctactccggagactgagacaggagaatcacttcaaccgaTTCTGCTgtttccacctcccaagtagccgcagtgagccgagatcatgccactgcactccaggctgggctacagagcaagaacCCGTCTCTCTAAAAAACAAGCATGCAAACCAACCAACTAATCCACTGTGGTATCCACTGTGGTTTCCCCTCCAGCGTGCAGGTGTGTTTCCTGCTGTCTTCCTCAGCCCGTGTGTGCACCCACAGCAATAAATGCCAGTGGTGTGTGTCTCACACCCATCTCCAGTCCCATCGCCATCTCTCTGAGCTCGACTCTTTTTACAAAAGGCCACTTGACATCCTCATTTGGCAGCTCAAAAGCTCCTTCAACCCAATGTGCACAAGCCAAGCTCTATATCTTCCCATTCAGAGTAGGTTCTTCGTCCACCTCTGTCTGAATGAACCAGCTGCCAAGACTGCAATCTCTTCTCCAAGGGCTGTCCACACTCGGTCTCgcattttcttgtaaatttctctCTCACCAAGGAAGTTTCTCCTTCTATGCCTCCCACAGTCCTAGTCTAATAGAACCTTGTGCCCAACCCCGAGGGCTGCAATAGCCTTTGGGCCTCTCCTGGGTTATTCTGTGCACCTGGGGTTGGCTCTCCTTCACAGCCAGGCTGGTCGTTTTGGAAATGTTAACTCACTGCAGGACACCGTTCCATGGTTTTTTGCTGCCTTGGAACAAGACCAGCTCCTGCGTGGCCCCTGCCTCCACCTGACACCACCTCTGGGTCTGGCCCTGACCTCCCCTCCATTTCCAAAATGGGCCGGGCTCCCTTCCAGTCCGGGTCTCAGCACGCTTTCTTCACTCCACTGCCTCTCTCCCTGCTTCTCCCAACCCGGTTCAGGTTGACTAATTTTATATTCCAGATTTCAGCCCAAATTTCCCCCTTTGGATGCTTTCCTTGACCATGCTCAGATCTAATCTAATCACATCTTCCCATTAGCCAGTTTCAGGGCACCACACCTCCCTTTTGGTGGCACTTAAATGTAATTACgcattttttttctcaatgaTTAGATTAATCAATCAACCATTGGCTCTGTAAATGGCGGCATGTCTGCAGGGCCCCATTTGACAGGCAGGGGACTGGACCAATGTAAATTCCAAGCCCAGCCAGGCCCGCCCCAGCTGGCCACGCTCTGACCACGCCTTACGTGATTGCCTAGCTGCCATATAAGAGCGACCGCTGGGCCTCGAGCAGTCGGCTTTCTGCTGGGCTCCGAGCCAGAACCTGCTGCGTgctccctcctgcctgcctgcctgcctgcctgcctgcctgcctgcctgcctaggGGAGGACGAGTTCAGAGCTACAGCCGTGAGCCTGTTGACACCTCCAGTTCCTTTGGCCTCTCTTCGTCGAAGTCTCCTAATTTTAAGATCTCGGAGGCAAGCTGTAGGAAggtcaggtgtgtgtgtgggtgtcccTGAGGGGTGAATAGGGCTTAGATGGGTGCAGTTGGGGACAGAGTCCTCATTCCCCTAGAAAGGCCATGGCCACACCCTGCCTTCTTACCCCTGTCTTCCTAAATCCGTTCTCTGtccccaccttccttccttcttcccctgagGAGGAAGCATTCCGCCAAAAGGCCTACTTTAGGCTCCCCTCTCCTAGCTTTGCCTGTAGGAACTGGGATAAATTGAACCTCCTGTAGGCCAATCCCTGCTAGCTACTAGCGTCCCCTTGGAAACACATTTAAGGTGTGGAAGTCTCCCACAACCACAGCCCCCGACCCCAGTCCCCACCTTCATACGGTCTTGGGTGGCACCGTGGGCTCGGTCGGTGCCCAAGTAGCCAAGAGCTCGGAGGCCTGTGGGCATTGGAGGCCCTGGAGGAGGTTGTGTGGTGGAGGTCTGCGTCGCTGCCTGGCGCTCAGGAAATGAGGCTGTGGTTTAACTCTACTGATGCGTTTttctccccacccccgccccgcaGATTCCTCATGGAGGAACCAAGGCGTTCAAAGCGACTGCGCTACATGGCCCCTAATCAAGGTACATCAAACGTCTGCCaccctctttttaatttttttctgggtttttattGACTTACAGAACTTAGAGAGGCAAATGTGGCATGCTATGAAATGCAGCAGCTCctgctccttctcagtctcccACACCTTTGGGAACACCACCTCCATCTGTGTAGCCAATTCTTTCAgcattctctctcattctttaaATAACATGCCTACACtactgctatttcttttttcatttagagTTTAATTATGGTCTTTCCTCTAGGGTGGAGGGATATTTAGCTGTAGTTTACACATTGCCAACACCACCACTAATTACCCAAGTGTCATGCCACACATACCCCAGGACACACACCCTCTGTCCCTCCCCCACAGCCCAGAAGGGAAGAGAATATTAGGAGGATTACTGTCCACTTCTTGCATAACTTGAATTTTCCAGAACTTAATACTTACCTTGTGTTACTATGGGCTTACTTATCACTAGTTCATTCTCCAATTCTTACCCAATTGTTTAAATTCAAACTCAATCAAGTGTTCTCTGTTTTCACCTTCTCACAGCCTGCTTCAACCTGGGCTGTTCGCTGTAAGTCAGCTCCCAGCTTCCACATCATCTGGGAAATTACTTTCCCTTTTTATTATTGTATCCCATTTCCCAAatctggtgtctttttttttcctgttgtacTGTTTCTCTGTAGTGGAGCAAGCCCTAACACTACATCTTCATCTATGATAGATCTGTACTTCCACCTTGTTCTTTTCTGTAGAAATTGGAATTTTATGGCTATTGCCACATTCTTCTCCGTCATACACTGAGTGTCCTAAATCTTTTAATCTTGTCTAGTTTGATAGATGCAAAACAATAAAGCATCCAttgaaaggaaattatttaaGAACTTGCTTGTCTGAAACATGTTCATTCTATCCTCCCTGATTCTTAAGTGAAactttggttggatatgaaattttaGGTGGGAAATCCATTTCCCTTGAAATTTCGAggacattttctgttattttctagaTTTAACTGCTGCTTTTGAGATGTCTGATTTTTGAGACATGTTGAATCCTAGCCCTTTGCATGTGACCTTTcctttcttgctctttctccctctctctggaaTCTTTTAGAATCTTCTCTTTGTCATCAGCACTCTGAAATTTTATGGTGATATGTCTCAGTGACAATATGTctctaattttcttatattttatccttctttccatcatttttgatttttgctttcttttctgagaGATCTTCTCAACTTCATTCTCAAATTTCCGtggaaatttttgtttcttctctcataATTGTAATTTCAAAAGCCCTATTTTCTctgagtatttatttttttaagtatcctATAATTAATTTATGGGTaaaattccttctctctctctaggGATATTAATTATAGATATTTTTAGAAAGTCTCATTTGTGGCATaaactattttctcccagttgGCTTTTCCTGTGTTATTGTTCTGTCTCTAGTATTAGAGCCTTACCTCTGATGTTTGGtgatctctgttttttgtttatgttttaaataaaatcgGACCCAGGAAGAAGCTGATGCCAGCTCCAAGCCCATGGGTAGGGCTAGCTGATTGAGTTCCACAGCATTCATATGTTTGGGCTTTCAAATTGGGCAATAAGAgggtgggtatggtggctcatgcctgtaatcccagcactttgggaggccgaggggggcagatcacttgaagttaggagttcaaaaccagcctgtccaacatggcgaaaccctgtctctattaaaaaaacaaaaaaaaagccaggcatggtggtggatgcctgtaatcccagctatttgggaggctgaggcagaagaatcacctgaacccagggtgacagaggttgcagtgagccgagatggggccactgcactccagcctgggcaacagagtgagactccatctcaaaaaaggaaaaaaaaaaaaagggcaacacCAGATGTGAGTTGCGTGGGACTCTTCCTAAGCAGGTTTCCCAGGGAAGAATCTTTACATGATCTTAAATGCCTACTCTTTCACTGATAAAATTTCTATAGAAATTTGTCTAGTCCCAGGCCtcccattctgttccattgctcaaTGCTGTATCTGCCTGAACACCTCCCCTCCCGGCTAAGCTATCCTATAGCCACCATAGGCTTTTTTCCTCCTGGGAGCCATGCAACTACCCCATGCCCCTCTGTCACCTGTAATCCTCTTCCTCCCTGCTATCCCTACTAAtcctctcctgcctttgccttGCAAATCCCACCCATCATCCTTGATGACCCAGCTTATGTCATCTCCTCCAGCAAGACTTTTTGATCATCTCCTTCTCAATACATGTTAAGGTGCTTGCTTGAACTAGATACTAATGTAAGCATATCACTTATAGTAACTCAGTTCTTGTAAGGACCTAGGGGTTGGCATGGTATTATACCAGTTTATGAAAAGGGGAACCGATGCCCAGGTAAATTAAGCTGCCTGGGAATACAGCCCAGGCATTCTGGATCCAGAACCACCTCCCTTGTGACACCCTTCACCTCCTAACTGGTCGCTCATTAGCATCATTCATTTTTTGGTGTTCTGTTTGTCTCTCCTACTGAAGTTGAACCTCAGTGAAGGCAGGAAGCATGCCATTTTTATTCCAATTAGATCTCTCTAGGGAACTGTAGACTTATTTATTCATTAGCAAAATGGAGATCATAATATTCGACTGACAAAGTTGTTGCAAGGACTTGCAATGGAAAGCTCATGGAAAGCGCTGTAGGCCCCTGGGCAGACAGAACTCCTGAGGGCTCACCTTGCAGGCCTCTCCTGACCCTCATTCTGTTCGCTGGTGTTCCCATGGGCCCTCCCTGAACCCCTCACCTCATCTCCCTTCCCTGAAGGCTTCCTGGGCAGCCCATATTCAATCTCCTTACACTCTACTTCTCTTTTTGCCTCAGGTGGGCGTCCTACAGAACCATTCTGCTCTGTTGTGGACCCCGAAGACTCCGTGGAAGTCCAGTCCACGGAGAGCCACGCAGAGCCAGTCCAACCTGCAAAACCCATTGCTTACGTGAAACCCTTGAGATGGGAGCCCCCAGCTCGCACAGAGTCGGCTCCTCCTGCAGAGAGAGGCCGGCGGCGGGGAGGAAGCCGGCTGGCAGGGCGAGGCCGTGGCAGAGTGAGTGGGCCCCGCAGGGACGCTGGCCAGAGACAGCGGGCAGAACGCTTGCTGGGACCAGACATGCACATCCAACTGCACCACCATGGAGAGCCAGGCCACCAGGGGGAACCAGAAATCAGGCAGACCTCAGCCTTCTCTTTTCCTGAAACAGCTCCTGTCCCTGGAACTGTGCAGGAAGGCCCTGGCCCTGATGTGGCCCATCCTGAGGTGAGGCATCAGGATCCACTCCCTGCCTCTGGCCCTGAAGCTAATGCCTGGGAGCCCATGTTGACGATCTATCCCTGCATCGGGTTTAGGGCTCTGGGTGGCTCAGCTGTTTTACAGGTCATTCAAACCGCCAATGGGACCTATGTTCAAGGGATCCCAGTGTTCGTCGCCAACATTGCATACTGACGTCTATCTGTCACCCACATTGTTCTCAGCCTCCCTTTCTTCCACCTGGACTTCCCCCCAGCCCCAAATCCAGCCCCATTTCTGCTCCACTTCTCCCCTCCCATCCCAACCGAAGCCCTCACCTTGTGTTGTCAGGATGGAGCCTCCACGCCCTCCTCCCAGGGTCCTGACAATAGTCCACCTGCTTCCAATGCCCCTCTTGTCCCTGCTTTGTACCTTCTGTCAAAGTTACACATGCATGGAGTTCCTCAATGCTTGGTAAAACAGGCCAGCAGCTCCCCTAATCTTACTGTGCTTATATTAAATGCCAATTAGAGATACTTGGGATGAAAAACAAGGTTGTTGGAATCCAAAGTTATGTTGATGGTTTGAATCACAGAATAGATAGGACTGAGGAACAAATCTGTAAAAACTGGATGTTTATTCAAGAGAGAGATGGACAGTGCGACAGAACAGTCATCCTGACGACCAGAGGTCATCTAACATGGAGCTCTCCCAGGAGAGCCAGAACATTTGTATGACAGCAAAATACAAGGAAATCATGGCTAATGATTTCTCCCACTGGAAGAAATATATGAATCCTGAGCAGGATACAAGAAGAACACCCATTGAGAGTATGAGGTATGGTGAAGAGAACATTCCAAAAGCTGCCTGAGAGCTGAGACCTACAAGGAAAGCAGAATTTAGGGTGACGATAGACTTTGCCTCGCAGCATGGATGACTATGGAAAGCAATGGTGCAATATCCTCACAGCTTCGAGAGGAAAATCACTCTGAATCTAGTGTTCTATGAGCAATCAAAGAAATTGTTAGGGAGAGAAAGCGCCAGGCGGTGTCAGCTCAAGGGCAAGGCCACTTGAAGGGAGAAATGGCATACAGAATAAGGCAGAATCCTACTCAGACTGGACCTGAAGTCTGAGTCTCCCCTGAACTTAGAGTACACAACTTATAATGTACAAGCTGCTAAACCCCCTTTCTGTAATAGGTGATTTGAATGGACTTGTTACGTACAGTGAAAGTATACATCATGTGTTTTAGCCAGTAAAAAGCCAAACCAGACATCCTGGAAGAAGTGGGATGCAACAAGAGTCTTTAGGCAAGGAAATTAGGAAACTGTATTATTAAGTCTAGATAAGCATGATTCTGGAAGAAACATGGATGACCTGGAAGTAAAATTCCAGAAGACTTTGACATAGACATGGGGGGCATGAGAAAATTCAGAAGGAGCTAGAAGTTACTGAAGTTCTTATCTAGCGCCTGGAAATGATATCGTGGCTGAATATAAGAGCAATGAAACTCTAGACTCTGACACATTTTTAAGTCTCAATGTGGGTAACCACTGGGAACCACTACATGAATTGGAATAGAATCTAAAATTCCAAACAGATTGAGGAAAAACGAGATCAAAGAATATTTGATGAATCAAAcagaggtgtgtgtgggggggaggggggttgATAGAAACAAGGAGAGTGCATGACTCACTGAAAATGCTAAATAAGGAATCAGTAATTTGATGGCAGTGTCTTTGGCTTCCTCCTTGCCTTAAtgggaatattttaaatgtttcaccATTAACCAAGATGTTTCCCGTAAGTTTCTCATTGATGTTTAAGTTGAGGTAGTTCCCATCTTTTCAGAGTTTGATAAAAGGTGTATTATGAAttggattttgtattttattaagtatGCTTTTATTAGCTGATTTTCACTCATTTGTAAATATccaagtaaaataaagataactttTTACATCAAAGATTTTCTTCTTGTGTATTCTATCCTTTTAAATAAACCCTTCTGTTAGACTTATTTTATACTATAGTTCTTTTACTAAAAGTTTgcaaattacaaatataaaatgtgtttactaaaactacaaaaaaggtGGAAATATAATGTCTACTGTCTCTGTTCTGCGTTCCTATTGTATCTTCCCCAGAATCACACAATCTATACAAACAAAAGTGTACATTAAGAGCATCGTTTGTGCCTTGATTTTACAAACACTTGGCATGCCATCTGCCAGGGGTCATGCTGAAGTGACTGAAGGGTCCAGGCAGGTAATGCAGTTGTGGTCAGGACCAGCACCTCTGTGGAGACCATGCCTCTCCAAAAAAGGCATAGGCGACTTCGTATTGAAGCATGGCATGGATCACAATGAGCACTGTGCAGTGGGAGCTGCTTCTTGGTGTCTGTCATCCATAAGCCAGAAAGGACCCTCACAGGCATCCTACACACATGTGCCACTATTCTTGCTGTATATCTGTCTGAAAGATGCACAAGCTTTAGGTTGTGCAGGTGATGGTCTGCTGATAGGCTGCTTCCAGGATGTTTCTACCACCAAAATGCTTCATTAAACATTTGTACGTGGagtaagacagggtctcattcagttacccaggctggagtgcagtggtgcaatcataggtcGCTGCATCCtgtacctcctgagctcaggcagtcttccCACATCATcctactaagtagctgggactacaggcaggcaccaagACCTCGTGGTAATTTCTCTtggtttatatatgtatgtatttattttgaaacagagtttcaatctttcacccaggctggagtgcagtggcttcagcccactgaaacctctgctccccaggttgaagtgattcttgttcctcagcctcccaagtagctgggaccagagtcctgtgccaccatgcctgactaattttgtatttttagtaaagacggagtttcaccatgttggccagactggtgtcaaactcctgacctcaactgatccgcccacctcagcctcctaaagtgctggaattacaggcatgagtcaacaCACCCAGTCAATtgaggttttgttatgttgtgcaggctggtcttgaactcgtgagctcaagccatctgcccaccttggcctcctgaagtgctgggattataggtgtgaaccaccacacctggccttttttgtaAAAGAACTTTGTGAAATAAATTCTCAAAGTGAGACTCCTACACCAATTGATAtggccatattttattttatttatttactcttaatttaatatttaagttaAATTAGGATCCagcgtgtgttgttcccctctatgtgtccatgtgtgttcactgtttaactcccacttgtcAGTGACAGCATTGTGGTATTTGGTGTTCTGTTTCCgtgttagtttgttaaggataggggcctccagctccatctgtgttcctgcaaagcacatgatcttCTTCTTGTCATGTCTATGTAGTATTTCACACTGTATACATTGATGGGTATTTcagttgatttcatgtctttgccattgtgaatagtgctgcaatgaacatactcatgcatgtgtctttat of the Chlorocebus sabaeus isolate Y175 chromosome 3, mChlSab1.0.hap1, whole genome shotgun sequence genome contains:
- the LOC103214500 gene encoding proline-rich protein 20E-like, yielding MRLWFNSTDAFFSPPPPRRFLMEEPRRSKRLRYMAPNQASGGRPTEPFCSVVDPEDSVEVQSTESHAEPVQPAKPIAYVKPLRWEPPARTESAPPAERGRRRGGSRLAGRGRGRVSGPRRDAGQRQRAERLLGPDMHIQLHHHGEPGHQGEPEIRQTSAFSFPETAPVPGTVQEGPGPDVAHPEVRHQDPLPASGPEANAWEPMLTIYPCIGFRALGGSAVLQVIQTANGTYVQGIPVFVANIAY